One stretch of Euphorbia lathyris chromosome 7, ddEupLath1.1, whole genome shotgun sequence DNA includes these proteins:
- the LOC136200665 gene encoding uncharacterized protein — MALNNGLRSASKLICASDSIFSNSVRRGFHSTGVKRMGGHGHDEPFYMHAKHMYNLDRMKHQKVKMSLAVFTAFSIGVLVPVYAVIFQQKKTASG, encoded by the exons ATGGCGTTGAACAACGGCCTCAGATCCGCCTCAAAGCTTATTTGTGCTTCCGATTCGATTTTTTCCAACTCAG TGAGGAGAGGGTTTCACTCAACAGGAGTGAAGAGGATGGGAGGACATGGACACGATGAACCCTTCTATATGCATGCAAAACACATGTACAACTTGGACAGAATGAAACACCAGAAAGTCAAAATGTCTCTTGCTGTCTTCACAGCCTTCAGCATCGGTGTCCTTGTTCCTGTTTATGCCGTCATTTTCCAGCAGAAAAAGACTGCGTCCGGTTAA